Proteins from a single region of Antechinus flavipes isolate AdamAnt ecotype Samford, QLD, Australia chromosome 2, AdamAnt_v2, whole genome shotgun sequence:
- the EVA1A gene encoding protein eva-1 homolog A: MPETSRAGVSGRQPSMEPGVRGAGQMAFLSNLLAAYSFVSEHPERAALCFVSGVCVGLLLTLAALVLTVSCRADCRPRRGKKGAGRGGSGDLSASDSEDSGDSGDSGDGCSSAGSVRRPWLFERPPHRNVFTSAEELERAQRLEERERIIREIWLNGQPDGPGPATRSLNRYY; encoded by the exons ATGCCCGAGACTTCCAGGGCCGGTGTGAGCGGCCGACAGCCCAGCATGGAGCCCGGCGTCCGGGGCGCCGGGCAGATGGCCTTCCTCAGCAATCTGCTGGCGGCTTACTCCTTCGTCAGCG AGCACCCTGAGCGCGCGGCCCTGTGCTTCGTGTCCGGCGTGTGCGTGGGGCTCCTGCTCACGCTGGCCGCCTTGGTGCTGACCGTGTCCTGCCGCGCGGACTGCCGGCCGCGGCGCGGGAAGAAGGGCGCGGGCCGCGGGGGCAGCGGCGACCTCAGCGCCAGCGACAGCGAGGACAGCGGGGACAGCGGGGACAGCGGCGACGGCTGCTCCTCGGCCGGCTCCGTGCGCAGGCCCTGGCTCTTCGAGCGGCCGCCCCACAGGAACGTGTTCACGTCGGCCGAGGAGCTGGAGCGGGCTCAGCGGCTGGAGGAGAGGGAGCGCATCATCCGCGAGATCTGGCTGAACGGGCAGCCCGACGGCCCCGGCCCGGCCACCCGCAGCCTGAACCGCTACTACTGA